A segment of the Parcubacteria group bacterium genome:
ACGGATGCGACAAAAACATTAATCAAAAATCCGATAACACTGACTGCAAAAAACTGGATAAATTCCGATTTGGTCTGTTCTTTTTCGCCTTGGTCAAAAGTCCAATATTTATTCCAGAAGTAGCTGTTGATATTTGCCACGATGAAAGAAATGGATTTGTATAATGAATAGAAGGTTATTGCCCCTATCATAGCGTCTTTGGCGTCGATTTTGAAATATGAACTGAATATCATCGTAATTAGCGAAAGTACGCCAAGATCAACAAGCACATTTCCCACGCCGATTACGGCAAATTTGGCAATTTGATAAACGATGGCAAATTTTTGGCCGATAAAAAATGCAATTCTAAGACCGATTGGGGTTGCAAAAAGAAAAAAAGGAACAATTACAAGATATAATTTTGCATAAAGCGCAGGACTCGCAGCGCGAAGGACTGGGAGGAGTAGAAGTCCTATGAGCAGGCCGATGGCTATGGCGAACTTATAATCTTTTCGGGTGATGCTAATTCCGGTTGTGTTTTCCATTTTTGTTTTTTTTATTAAAATTATTCCTTAGTTTACCCTGTTTGAATAATCCCGATAAATCGGGATTATTTTGCACAGCAAAATTTATTCAACAGGGCGAGCTTTTTCTTTTTGCATTTCTCTTTCGATTTCTTCAATATCGGCCGTCCATTCATCAATTACCGACTTGCCCGCCGTAGCTTTCTTGCCCGCCAAAGTTTTAACGTCGGCGAAAACGGAGGAGGGCTTGATTTCAATTTCATCGGCTTTTTCTTCATCTCCTTCCGGTTTTTCCTTGAGCTCTTTTTTCAGCGATTCAATGTCGTCATCTATCGTATATTTTCCAGCAAAACTTGAGCGGCTAGTTCCTTTTTGCAGGACATTTTCAATGGCTATCCAGGAACTCTCGATATCTTTTGGCATTACAACCGCCACTTCGTCTCCCGGTTCGGCTTTAAAATAGGTGATGGAAGCCAAGAGTACCCTGAATGGCCTGCCTTCTATTATCACGTTATAATTTTCCGATTCATCCTGGCTTATTATTCCCAGGGCATGTTTTCTGTTGGCCGGACCGATTTGTTTGTAAATAAAAGACCCATCAACGGTTATGGTGAGCTTTAGCATATCTCCTTCGACGAGTTTTGATTTGGATGCATAATTAGCCGGAACCGGATATTGCTTTCCATCAGTGCCAATCATAATTTGTCCGTCAAAAGTTCCTTCAACTACCGTGCCGTCAGTTTCTTCTTCTACTTTTCTTTTTCTACCGGTTTTTTTCTTTCCTTCCAGATTAAGAAGCATCGCCTTGGCGCTCTGAATGGTCTTTTCAGCGTTATTAATCATCTCGCGAAGAGATTGAATTTTGTGAGAATTATTATTTTCAGAAATTTCTTCCTGGCTTTTTTCTTCTTTCCTTTTCATTTTTATTTGAACGTGGCAGACATCAAAGAAAAATTCCCCCTTAAGATCTGCTCGCTTTTTTGTTTTTCTTTTACAGTGAAATTATATAACATTTCATTAAGTCGAGCAAATGTGGATAACTTTTTTTGTTGTTTCCCCTATGATTATTTTATTATAGATTATGTCATTCCGGGCTTGATCCGGAATATATGCAAACGATGCACGAAAATGTAGATTCCTGCTTTCGCAGGAATGACAGGTATTTTTCCAATTAAAGACCCCGACTTATCGGGGAAATTATTCAATCTGGCAGCTATTGAATTTTTCGGCTTACTTGATAGTATTACAGTGTTATGCAAGAAAAATTTCTAAAACCCTTGGCTGATCGAATGAGGCCGGAAAATCTCGATGAATTCGTGAGACAGTCCCATTTGGTCGGAGAAGGCAAGATTTTAAGCCAGATTATTGAAGGAGACAAAATTCCCTCAATGATTTTTTGGGGTCCTCCCGGATCAGGAAAGACCACGTTGGCTTTTATTGTTGCCCAGAAAACCAATTCCCATTTTGTCCAAATTAGCGCAGTTTCCAGCGGAGTGAAAGAAATGAGAAGAATTTTTGAAGAGGCAAAGGATATCCGGAAGGCCTACAATAAGAATACGATTCTGTTCATTGATGAGATTCATCGTTTTACCAAATCTCAGCAGGATTCACTGCTTCCTTTCGTGGAAAAGGGGGATGTTATTCTGATTGGAGCAACAACGGAAAATCCCAGCTTTGAAGTAAATTCCGCGCTTCTTTCTCGATCAAGAGTTTTTGTTTTGAATAAACTAGAGCCTAACGATATTGAAATTATTATTAAAAACGCACTGGTTGATAAAAATAGGGGATTGGGAAGCAAAAAAATTGACATTCAAGAGGAAGATATAAAATGTCTGGCCGAACTTTCCGGGGGAGATGCAAGAAATGCATTAAATGCTCTGGAATTGGCTGCCAATATCAGCAAAAAAATAACCAAAAAAATTATCGAAGAAGCGATTCAGCGTTCGCATCTTTTATATGATAAAGGAGGAGAAGAACACTACAATATTATTTCCGCGCTTCACAAAAGTATGCGGGGAGGAGATGCAGATGCGGCTCTGTATTGGCTCGGAAGAATGCTGGAAGGCGGAGAAGACCCGCTCTATGTTGCTAGGCGCCTGGTTCGTTTTGCCTCTGAAGATATTGGAATTGCCAATTCTTTCGCACTACCGCAAGCCGTGGTGGCTTATGATGCTTGCCATTTCATCGGAATGCCGGAATGCAGTGTTAATCTGGCGCAAGCAGTCGTCTATATGGCGAATTCAAAAAAAGGCAACAAATTATATGAGGCTTATCTCAAAGTTCAGGAAGATATTAAAAAATATCCCAACGAACCGGTGCCGCTCCATCTTCGCAATGCGCCGACAAAATTGATGAAAGATTTGAATTATGGAAAAAATTATAAATATACGCCTAAGTTTGAAAATCCGGAAGAGGCGAAGCAGGAATATTTACCCGATAAGTTGCGAGGGCATAAATATTTAGAAAATTATAGATAGTGATAAAGTTGTTGAGGTGCAATTTTAGAAGTGTGATATAATTCATCTAGGTAATTTTTTAAATTTTATTTTATGCGGGAATTTATTGGGCAGTATATCTGGGTGATTTATCTTTTATTAGTCTGGACTATTCCGTGGAAAGGAATTGCGCTTTGGAAAGCGGCGAAAAATAACCACCGGATCTGGTTTGTTATCCTTCTTGTTCTAAATACGCTGGCGATTTTGGATATTATTTTTATCGTATTTTTCAGTGAAGAAAAAAAAGAAGAAGAAACAAAAAATAGTCCGACAATTCTTGGCAATGGGAAGATAATCGTGTAATTAGTGCTCAAGGTGTGAATAACTTTTTTAAAGATGGCTTTTTAAAGCCATTTTTTATTGGGGAAAAAGTGTTGACGGATGTTTCTAAGTGGTTTAAAATTACATTGTAGTGTGATAAAGTGTAATGAAGTGGGGAAATGTTTAACGGAGAATATTCACATATCGTGGATCCGAAAAAAAGATTAGCTTTGCCTTCCAAATTTAGAAAAGAATCAGGACGCAAAGTAGTTGTTACCAGGGGGCTGGATAAATGCCTCTTTGTTTATCCTTTGAAAACTTGGAATGAGATTGCGGAAAAACTAGGAACGCTTCCAGTGGGGGAAGCAGGAACGAGAAGTTTTATTCGCGTGATGCTGGCTGGAGCGACCGATGTTGACGTTGACGGGCAAGGAAGAATTTTGCTTCCTGAATATTTGAGAGAATATGCTGGAATCGAAAAAAATGTCGCCATTGCCGGACTTTTTAATAGGATGGAAATTTGGGATGAAAGCAAGTGGAAAGAATACAAAGCAGAAGCCGAAAAAAACACGGATGAGATTGCAGAACAATTGGGAAAATTAGGAATATATTAATTAATTTTCAATTTACAATTTTCAATTTTCAATGAATTTTCAATTTATCAATTATTAAATGCTAAAAATTTTGAAAATTGAAACATTAAATCATTGGAAATTGTTTGAAAATTGATCATTGATAATTGTAAATTTATATCGAATGACTGTTCATAAATCAGTATTGCTGAAAGAGGCGATAGAAAATCTGAAAATTAAAAGCGGAGATGCTGTTGTCGATGCGACATTGGGAGGCGGAGGACACAGCCGCGAAATTCTTAAAAAAATAGGCAGTGAAGGAATATTAGTAACTATAGATTCGGATATTCAGGCAATAGATAGTTTCGCGGAATTTTCAATTTTCAATTTTCAATTTTCAAACAAATTAGAAATTTTAAATTCTAAAATAAAAAAAAACGGGAATATATTTTTAGTTAATGATAATTTTGCGAATTTAGATAGTATTTTAAAAGAATTAAAAATAGAAAAAGTAAACGCGATTTTGGCGGATTTCGGAATTTCATCCGATCAATTGGAGGAAGCTGATAGGGGATTCAGTTTTCAAAAAGATGCTTGGCTGGATATGCGGATGGATCAGGAAGGAGAAATGACGGCAGAAAAAATAGCCAACAACTATCCTGAAGAAGAATTGGCTAGAATTTTTAGCGAATATGGAGAGGAAAAATATGCCAGAAGTATTGCCAAGAAAATAGTTGAATGTAGAAAAAATAAACCAATTGAACGAACGCTGGAATTGGTGGAAATAATCGGCGATTCAGTTCCGGAAAAATA
Coding sequences within it:
- the mraZ gene encoding division/cell wall cluster transcriptional repressor MraZ, which codes for MFNGEYSHIVDPKKRLALPSKFRKESGRKVVVTRGLDKCLFVYPLKTWNEIAEKLGTLPVGEAGTRSFIRVMLAGATDVDVDGQGRILLPEYLREYAGIEKNVAIAGLFNRMEIWDESKWKEYKAEAEKNTDEIAEQLGKLGIY
- the rsmH gene encoding 16S rRNA (cytosine(1402)-N(4))-methyltransferase RsmH; its protein translation is MTVHKSVLLKEAIENLKIKSGDAVVDATLGGGGHSREILKKIGSEGILVTIDSDIQAIDSFAEFSIFNFQFSNKLEILNSKIKKNGNIFLVNDNFANLDSILKELKIEKVNAILADFGISSDQLEEADRGFSFQKDAWLDMRMDQEGEMTAEKIANNYPEEELARIFSEYGEEKYARSIAKKIVECRKNKPIERTLELVEIIGDSVPEKYKHQRIHFATRIFQALRIETNKELDSIRKFISKAIEVLDKKGRLAVITFHSGEDKIAKEIFRENARGCICPPNFPVCRCGKQPAIKIITKKPILPMISEIEANPRSRSAKLRIIEKI
- a CDS encoding GtrA family protein, translating into MENTTGISITRKDYKFAIAIGLLIGLLLLPVLRAASPALYAKLYLVIVPFFLFATPIGLRIAFFIGQKFAIVYQIAKFAVIGVGNVLVDLGVLSLITMIFSSYFKIDAKDAMIGAITFYSLYKSISFIVANINSYFWNKYWTFDQGEKEQTKSEFIQFFAVSVIGFLINVFVASVVFKMILGSLVGMTGGQLGLIGAAAGSIAGLAWNFVGYKLWVFKK
- a CDS encoding replication-associated recombination protein A, whose translation is MQEKFLKPLADRMRPENLDEFVRQSHLVGEGKILSQIIEGDKIPSMIFWGPPGSGKTTLAFIVAQKTNSHFVQISAVSSGVKEMRRIFEEAKDIRKAYNKNTILFIDEIHRFTKSQQDSLLPFVEKGDVILIGATTENPSFEVNSALLSRSRVFVLNKLEPNDIEIIIKNALVDKNRGLGSKKIDIQEEDIKCLAELSGGDARNALNALELAANISKKITKKIIEEAIQRSHLLYDKGGEEHYNIISALHKSMRGGDADAALYWLGRMLEGGEDPLYVARRLVRFASEDIGIANSFALPQAVVAYDACHFIGMPECSVNLAQAVVYMANSKKGNKLYEAYLKVQEDIKKYPNEPVPLHLRNAPTKLMKDLNYGKNYKYTPKFENPEEAKQEYLPDKLRGHKYLENYR
- a CDS encoding DUF5652 family protein — encoded protein: MREFIGQYIWVIYLLLVWTIPWKGIALWKAAKNNHRIWFVILLVLNTLAILDIIFIVFFSEEKKEEETKNSPTILGNGKIIV